CATGAAACAAAAGTGTTACTTTAGTTCAATACCTTTTATCCTTGCTACCTGTTGAACATCCTTATCGCCGCGCCCTGATAAATTAACAATAATGACGGCATCCTTTGACAGAGTGGGAGCAAGTTTAATGACCTCTGCAACAGCGTGGGCAGATTCAAGAGCCGGTATGATACCCTCCACTTCGGCTAAAGTTTCAAAAGCTGAAAGTGCCTCAGAGTCAATCGCATAAGAGTACTGCACGGCCTCAGTGTCGTGGAGATAAGCGTGTTCAGGGCCAACTGATGCGTAGTCAAGGCCTGCTGAGACAGAGTGTGTGCTGAGGACATTTCCATTTTCATCCTGTAACAGATAGCTTTTACAGCCCTGAAAAACCCCCACCGAGCCGCCTGAAAACCGCGCTGCATGTTTACCAGTTTCAATTCCCATTCCGCCTGCCTCAACTCCGATAAACTCCATATGTCTTTTTTTTCTATCCTTTAAAAAAGCGCTGAAAAGCCCCATCGCATTGCTCCCTCCGCCAACACAGGCTATCAGGTAATCAGGGAGGCGTCCCTCGGCTTCAATAATCTGCTGCTTTGCCTCATTACCGATTACTGACTGAAAATCACGCACCATTGCCGGAAAAGGATGCGGGCCAAAGACGGTTCCCAACACGTAGTGGGTCTCTCTGACGTTAGTGGTCCAGTCTCTCAGAGCCTCGTTGATGGCATCTTTAAGGGTTTTAGAGCCCAGTGAAACCTCTTTTACCTGAGCCCCAAGAAGCCGCATTCTAAAGACGTTTAGCGACTGCCGTTCCATGTCCTCTGAGCCCATGTAAATTTCACACTTAAGTCCAAACAGGGCTGCCCCGGTAGCTGTGGCAACACCGTGTTGTCCGGCTCCGGTTTCAGCAATCAGGCGTCTCTTCCCCATCCTTTTAGCAAGCAGTGCCTGTCCAACAGCATTATTTATCTTGTGGGCTCCGGTGTGAGCCAAATCCTCTCGTTTCAGATATATCTTAGCTCCGCCCAGATGCTTAGTGAGTCTCCTTGCATAGTAAAGAGGCGTAGGCCGCCCCACGTATGTGCTCTGAATTTCCTTTAATTCACTCTGAAATTCAATGTCATCCTTTGATTTATTATATGCTGCCTCAAGCTCGCTAAGAGCTGGTATCAGCGTTTCAGGAACATATCGTCCGCCATATATGCCAAAATATCCTTCTTTCATTGTGTTCGATTCCCAGTAACGGTTTTTTATTTGCAGCAAGTTATGATTAGTCCGCGTACCGCGCTATCATTTCAGAGTCTCATCGATTTTTTTAAAACCATCATCAATTGATTTTTTGAATTCATCCCTGCTTTTCCGTGAAGTTTCAAAAAACTCCCGTATTACTTTTTCACCCTCATTCTGCATAGCTTTCCCGGAGGATGTCATCTCTAAGAGCACCTTTTCACTTAACTCGTGTATTTCATATATATTATCTAAAGTAGCGTAAAAAGACGATTTTATAAACCCCAGAAATTGTATCAAATCAACGCTTACGTCTTTTCTCTCACTCATAAACCAAGCCTCCAACACTCTGATAATTATATATATACATTATGACCTCAATATATATGCTACATTTTAGATTGCATTTCTGTCAAGTTTGAGGAGTTTTATAAACGGGACAACGGAGCGGCCATAAAAACCATCTTAAGGGGACACTGACTATACTTATAAAAATACCAAAATTAAATATAGCTGCCAGCCCAGGCAGATTATGTATAACGTGCCGTTAAAAGATAACGGCTCTCTCTGAACTACATGAGTTTAAATACTGCTTACAATAGTCTCCAAAGCTGCAATTTCCTCCGCATTAGCAAAGAAGAACTCAACTCCCACCTCATACGACTTATCCGCTTCTTTGAAATACTTCAGCTTTCCATTAAAACTCTGTTCATTTACGGTCTCTTTGACGGAAAGTAAAATATTTACAGGACAATTGTCCTCGTAGAAAAAGTGCATAGATGCCTTGTCAATGAGACTGGAATCATAGAGCTCGCACTTGCAGCCCGAGTCGCTTATGTTTGTTATTGAAGCTTTAATTTTATTATTTTTCAGA
This portion of the Nitrospirota bacterium genome encodes:
- the trpB gene encoding tryptophan synthase subunit beta translates to MKEGYFGIYGGRYVPETLIPALSELEAAYNKSKDDIEFQSELKEIQSTYVGRPTPLYYARRLTKHLGGAKIYLKREDLAHTGAHKINNAVGQALLAKRMGKRRLIAETGAGQHGVATATGAALFGLKCEIYMGSEDMERQSLNVFRMRLLGAQVKEVSLGSKTLKDAINEALRDWTTNVRETHYVLGTVFGPHPFPAMVRDFQSVIGNEAKQQIIEAEGRLPDYLIACVGGGSNAMGLFSAFLKDRKKRHMEFIGVEAGGMGIETGKHAARFSGGSVGVFQGCKSYLLQDENGNVLSTHSVSAGLDYASVGPEHAYLHDTEAVQYSYAIDSEALSAFETLAEVEGIIPALESAHAVAEVIKLAPTLSKDAVIIVNLSGRGDKDVQQVARIKGIELK